The proteins below are encoded in one region of Vicia villosa cultivar HV-30 ecotype Madison, WI unplaced genomic scaffold, Vvil1.0 ctg.001052F_1_1, whole genome shotgun sequence:
- the LOC131632927 gene encoding uncharacterized protein LOC131632927, translated as MLRPELRGINLNTLSLDDASALEKPIEEDEVKEAIWSCDGNKSPGPDGFSLEFYKRNWIIIKEDFMKCCNDFYHKGTLVKSITSSFLALIPKKKNPQDLFEYRPICLVGSIYKIIAKMLAARMRCVVDKLVSINQTAFVPGRSMMDGVLMVNEILDWAKRKKKGCLLLKVDFEKAYDSISWNYLRWILVKMGFGKRWMKWMEASIFTNFMSVLVNGSATREFKVQRGLRQGDPMSPFLFVLAMEGLTALTKKSVEVGDFKPFKYGVNDFVDILQFADDTIILGEPTYDNLWSLKVLLRGFELVSGLKINFHKSNLYGKHIGDWFFNSATIFLACRKGCFPFKFLGIWVGEGAHKNKVCQEVIDNIKTRLSIWRGRNISIGGRVTLIGSVLNANPIFTLSFYKAPSKIIQAIRSLLSNFLWCGNSKSRCIHWVKWENVCKPKEKGGLGIRDVGEMNKSLLLKWKWRILKEDNAIWSRFLLLRYHNPKTKVLASSKDLLNGDDSRWWRDIVLNDFKEDDLNQGFNEWVKCEFKQGNNILFWYSCWVDEHPLRVTFPFLFARTTNNLCSVSDLYSSNQGEITWKLEDIFGADVLNSSVPMASSSTTSASDLIIGEELRDLRMILQGKAPDLLASVDFHWKLSSNGTFSVSSVSHLVSNAKELAWPIPITKLLEVIWKTNIPEKIKIFAWRFFINRLPLKDQLVNRGVPTLSSIDCLFCSNHPETLDHLFFHCQATKAVWIKIYMWLGNDLKLSLEEFKSFGSIQQKVKNTNIKVVLNSVWIALIWCIWNMRNNMVFEEGTFSFDEVISNIMFFSWRWASNKELPSRINFYDWYKFPLLCIKTP; from the coding sequence ATGTTAAGACCGGAGCTTAGAGGGATCAATCTAAACACTTTGTCTTTGGATGATGCATCGGCTTTAGAGAAAcctattgaagaagatgaagtgaagGAAGCTATTTGGTCTTGCGATGGCAACAAGAGTCCGGGGCCGGATGGGTTTTCTTTGGAGTTCTACAAAAGGAATTGGATCATCATTAAAGAAGACTTTATGAAGTGTTGCAATGACTTCTACCACAAAGGTACCCTTGTTAAATCCATCACCTCTTCTTTTCTTGCTCTAATCCCTAAGAAGAAGAATCCGCAAGATTTGTTTGAATATCGTCCCATTTGCTTAGTGGGGAGTATTTATAAGATCATTGCAAAGATGCTAGCGGCTAGAATGAGATGTGTAGTGGATAAATTGGTCTCTATCAATCAAACcgcttttgttccgggtagaAGTATGATGGATGGAGTGCTAATGGTTAATGAAATCCTTGATTGGGCAAAGAGAAAGAAGAAGGGGTGTTTACTCCTTAAAGTGGACTTCGAAAAGGCGTATGACTCAATTTCTTGGAATTATTTAAGGTGGATTTTGGTGAAAATGGGTTTTGGCAaaagatggatgaaatggatggaagctAGTATTTTTACCAATTTCATGTCCGTGTTGGTAAATGGAAGTGCAACTAGAGAATTCAAGGTCCAAAGAGGTTTGCGACAAGGAGATCCCATGTCTCCCTTCTTGTTTGTTCTTGCTATGGAAGGATTGACCGCTTTAACTAAAAAATCCGTGGAGGTGGGTGACTTTAAACCTTTCAAGTATGGGGTCAACGACTTtgtggatattctccaatttgcggatgataccatCATACTAGGAGAACCTACATATGATAACCTTTGGAGTTTAaaagtgttgttgagaggtttTGAATTGGTATCCGGTTTGAAAATCAATTTTCATAAAAGTAACTTGTATGGAAAGCACATAGGAGATTGGTTTTTTAACTCGGCGACCATCTTCCTTGCGTGTAGAAAAGGTTGTTTCCCTTTTAAATTCCTTGGTATTTGGGTGGGCGAAGGTGCGCACAAGAATAAGGTGTGCCAAGAGGTGATAGACAACATAAAAACAAGACTTTCTATATGGAGAGGAAGAAACATATCCATTGGTGGGAGGGTTACTCTTATTGGCTCCGTGCTTAATGCTAATCCTATCTTTACACTTTCGTTCTACAAAGCTCCGAGCAAAATCATTCAAGCCATAAGAAGTCTCCTTAGCAACTTTTTGTGGTGCGGGAATTCTAAATCTAGATGTAtacattgggtgaagtgggagaaTGTGTGCAAGCCTAAAGAGAAAGGAGGGTTAGGAATTAGAGATGTGGGAGAAATGAACAAATCCCTTCTtcttaaatggaagtggagaattttaaAGGAAGATAACGCTATTTGGAGTAGATTCTTACTCTTGAGATACCACAATCCTAAGACTAAAGTGTTGGCTTCAAGCAAGGATCTTTTAAATGGAGATGATTCCCGTTGGTGGAGAGATATCGTTCTTAATGACTTTAAAGAGGACGATTTGAACCAAGGATTTAACGAATGGGTTAAATGTGAGTTTAAGCAAGGAAACAATATTCTCTTTTGGTATAGTTGTTGGGTGGATGAACATCCGCTTAGAGTCACTTTTCCGTTCTTGTTTGCTAGAACAACCAACAATCTTTGCTCGGTGAGTGATCTCTACTCTTCTAACCAAGGTGAGATCACTTGGAAATTAGAAGACATTTTTGGTGCGGATGTGTTGAACTCTTCGGTTCCGATGGCTTCTTCCTCCACCACTTCCGCTTCGGACTTGATTATTGGCGAGGAGCTTAGGGACTTGAGAATGATTCTTCAAGGGAAGGCGCCGGACTTGTTGGCATCGGTTGATTTCCATTGGAAGTTATCTTCCAACGGAACCTTCTCGGTGTCTAGTGTGTCGCATTTGGTCTCAAATGCAAAGGAGTTAGCTTGGCCAATCCCAATTACCAAGTTGTTGGAAGTCATTTGGAAGACCAACATTCCGGAAAAGATCAAGATTTTTGCGTGGAGATTCTTCATCAATAGGTTACCTTTAAAAGACCAACTCGTCAATAGAGGTGTGCCTACTCTTTCTTCCATAGATTGTCTTTTTTGTTCAAATCACCCGGAAACGTTGGATCATCTTTTTTTCCATTGCCAAGCTACAAAGGCGGTATGGATTAAAATTTACATGTGGTTGGGGAATGATTTGAAGCTTTCTTTAGAGGAGTTCAAGAGTTTTGGGAGTATCCAACAAAAGGTGAAAAACACCAACATTAAAGTTGTTCTAAATTCAGTTTGGATAGCCTTAATTTGGTGTATTTGGAATATGAGAAATAATATGGTATTTGAAGAAGGCACCTTTAGCTTCGACGAGGTGATATCAAACATTATGTTTTTTTCATGGAGATGGGCTAGCAACAAGGAGCTTCCTAGTAGGATAAACTtctatgattggtataaattTCCTTTACTTTGTATCAAAACACCCTAG
- the LOC131632928 gene encoding uncharacterized protein LOC131632928 translates to MIIFSRNLRGGGSRAKRKRVGYHIQKGDVDICFIQETKLSGLESNVVKELWGDNQVEWSFLDANGASGGILTMWKKDFFNIVFSFRGEGFLGLCAEKEGKLIYFVNVYASCDLNTRKRSWERICEFKNNNVKGSWCIGGDFNSITSVEERIGTSSHSYRREIMLFKEFLEEMELVDLPTIGGKFTWIRSNGKSMSRIDRFLLSDCFVEDWKVEGQYIGERDVSDHTPIWLKDNRKNWGSKPFKFNNMWFKHEEFDIFVKEEWEKIVVKGRADYCLVEKLKTLKNRIVWWNKSVYGWIDLKINSDVRELHSLDNVFVHFAGNVPDDVVAKRFKVAEDFWDNINKREGLLRLKSRQL, encoded by the coding sequence ATGATTATTTTCTCTCGAAACTTAAGAGGAGGAGGAAGTCGGGCCAAGAGGAAGAGAGTAGGCTACCACATACAAAAAGGAGATGTTGATATTTGTTTTATACAAGAGACGAAATTAAGTGGATTGGAGAGTAATGTTGTGAAAGAATTGTGGGGTGACAATCAAGTGGAGTGGTCTTTTTTGGATGCTAATGGGGCGTCGGGAGGCATCCTTACTATGTGGAAGAAGGACTTCTTCAATATTGTCTTTAGTTTTCGTGGAGAGGGCTTCTTAGGCCTTTGTGCGGAAAAGGAAGGTAAACTCATTTACTTTGTGAATGTCTATGCTTCTTGTGACTTGAACACGAGGAAGAGATCGTGGGAGAGGATTTGTGAGTTCAAAAACAATAACGTTAAAGGCTCGTGGTGCATAGGAGGAGATTTTAATTCTATTACTTCGGTAGAAGAAAGAATCGGGACTTCAAGTCATAGCTATAGGAGGGAGATAATGCTTTTCAAAGAATTCCTAGAGGAAATGGAGTTGGTGGATCTTCCTACAATAGGAGGCAAGTTTACTTGGATTAGAAGTAATGGCAAGTCTATGAGTAGGATTGATAGATTTCTTCTATCGGATTGTTTCGTTGAGGATTGGAAGGTGGAAGGACAATACATAGGCGAGAGGGATGTGTCCGATCATACGCCTATTTGGTTAAAAGACAATAGAAAGAATTGGGGCTCCAAACCTTTCAAGTTCAATAATATGTGGTTCAAACATGAAGAGTTTGATATCTTTGTGAAGGAGGAATGGGAGAAGATAGTGGTTAAAGGAAGAGCTGATTATTGCTTGGTCGAAAAGTTGAAAACTCTTAAAAACCGGATTGTTTGGTGGAACAAGAGTGTCTATGGATGGATTGATCTCAAAATCAATAGTGATGTGAGAGAGTTGCACTCTTTAGATAACgtgtttgttcattttgcaggtaatgttCCGGATGACGTCGTAGCAAAAAGATTTAAAGTGGCGGAGGATTTTTGGGACAACATAAATAAGCGAGAAGGCTTGCTTAGATTAAAGTCGAGACAACTTTGA